One window from the genome of Flavobacterium agricola encodes:
- a CDS encoding DUF456 domain-containing protein, which produces MDYILLTISLVLMLAGIAGSLLPALPGPPLSWLGILVFYSIPEVPFNYYVVFISLFLTLVITVLDYTIPAQGTKRFGGSKHGIWGTNIGLVVGIFAPIPFGFIIGPFVGALLGELLFDKKGITHSLKAASGSFLGFLASTFMKFVFTMCFLGYFVYLVISYRSIWF; this is translated from the coding sequence ATGGATTATATACTATTAACAATTTCTTTGGTTTTAATGTTGGCAGGAATAGCTGGCAGTTTATTACCGGCTTTGCCTGGTCCGCCTTTATCGTGGTTAGGTATTTTGGTTTTTTATAGCATTCCAGAAGTTCCGTTTAATTATTATGTTGTATTTATCAGCTTGTTTTTAACGCTTGTTATCACTGTTTTAGATTATACCATCCCTGCACAAGGCACTAAGCGTTTTGGTGGTTCTAAACACGGTATTTGGGGTACTAATATTGGATTGGTTGTTGGAATTTTTGCACCCATTCCTTTTGGTTTTATTATTGGCCCTTTTGTAGGTGCTTTATTGGGAGAATTGTTGTTTGATAAAAAGGGAATTACACATTCGCTTAAAGCAGCATCTGGTTCTTTTTTAGGTTTTTTAGCGTCAACCTTTATGAAGTTTGTTTTTACCATGTGCTTTTTGGGGTATTTTGTTTACCTGGTTATTAGTTACCGAAGCATCTGGTTTTAA
- a CDS encoding DUF58 domain-containing protein, with translation MKNLQTQTEALDFLNHFNLLANQVVEGFISGIHKSPFHGFSSEFAEHKIYNPGESTKNIDWKVYAKTDKLYVKTYDDETNLRCHIIFDNSSSMHYPKTNANQVFPANKIQYAALMAAALLKLIKKQRDAAGLTIFSDKIDFTTKEQGNERHHNLLIEQLNLVCFSTPKKAQTNIAETLHLIAEKIHKRSLIIIFSDMFSANTQTQALLQALQHLKHNKHKVVLFHVLDKKTEMDFNFEAEAKKFVDLETGEVINIHTDLLQETYKTLAQKQVQKTIELCKQYQIDYIMSDINENMQKNLVTYLIEKQKFK, from the coding sequence ATGAAAAACCTACAAACGCAAACCGAAGCGCTCGATTTTTTAAATCATTTTAATTTACTAGCCAATCAAGTGGTTGAAGGTTTTATTTCGGGTATTCATAAAAGTCCGTTTCATGGCTTTTCGTCCGAATTTGCAGAGCACAAAATATACAACCCCGGCGAAAGCACTAAAAATATAGATTGGAAAGTTTACGCCAAAACCGACAAATTATATGTAAAAACTTACGATGACGAAACCAATTTAAGATGCCATATCATTTTTGATAATTCTTCATCCATGCATTATCCTAAAACAAATGCAAACCAAGTATTTCCGGCCAACAAAATTCAGTACGCAGCCTTAATGGCAGCAGCTTTATTAAAATTGATTAAAAAACAACGTGATGCAGCCGGCTTAACCATTTTTAGTGATAAAATAGATTTTACAACAAAAGAACAAGGCAACGAAAGGCATCATAATCTTTTAATAGAACAATTAAATCTAGTTTGCTTTTCAACTCCTAAAAAAGCTCAAACCAATATTGCAGAAACATTACATTTAATTGCCGAAAAAATTCACAAACGCAGCTTAATAATTATTTTTAGTGATATGTTTAGCGCAAATACACAAACACAAGCTTTACTGCAAGCATTACAACATTTAAAACACAACAAACACAAGGTAGTTTTATTTCACGTTTTAGATAAAAAAACAGAAATGGATTTTAATTTTGAGGCCGAAGCAAAAAAATTTGTTGATTTAGAAACTGGAGAAGTTATAAATATTCATACCGATCTGCTGCAAGAAACGTACAAAACCCTAGCACAAAAACAGGTGCAAAAAACAATAGAATTATGTAAACAATATCAAATAGATTACATAATGAGCGATATAAATGAAAATATGCAAAAAAACTTAGTTACGTATCTTATTGAAAAACAAAAATTTAAATAA